A region from the Benincasa hispida cultivar B227 chromosome 12, ASM972705v1, whole genome shotgun sequence genome encodes:
- the LOC120067591 gene encoding uncharacterized protein LOC120067591, producing the protein MVTEGVVLGHKVSKVGLEVNDAKIDVITKLPLPANVKALRSFLGHAGFYRRGHFGGQRIAAKVLQSFFPTLFKDVREYILKCDPCQRTENISSKDVMPLNNILEVEFFDVEAVACAKNDGPIVLKFLTKNIFTHFGTPRALVSDEGTHFINRIISKLLAKYNARHRIATAYHLQTNCQAEVSNREIKVILEKVVNASWKDWAQRLDEGLWVYRTAYKTPIDMSPYSLVFGKTCHLPLELEYKAFLVVKKLNLDLEATGKQRKLQLNELDEWRLNAIRK; encoded by the exons atggtgactgaaGGTGTTGTTTTAGGTCACAAGGTGTCTAAGGTCGGACTGGAAGTCAATGATGCGAAAATTGATGTCATAACCAAACTTCCTCTACCTGCAAATGTTAAAGCATTACGAAGTTTCTTAGGCCATGCAGGCTTCTACAGAAG AGGTCATTTTGGAGGACAAAGAATTGCTGCAAAAGTTCTCCAAAGTTTTTTTCCCACCCTCTTCAAGGACGTAAGGGAGTATATTCTCAAGTGTGACCCTTGTCAACGCACTGAGAATATATCCTCAAAGGATGTAATGCCTCTGAATAATATACTTGAAGTTGAATTTTTTGAT GTTGAAGCTGTGGCTTGTGCCAAGAACGATGGGCCAATTGTTTTAAAGTTTCTCACCAAGAATATTTTCACACATTTTGGAACACCGAGGGCGTTGGTAAGTGACGAAGGTACGCATTTTATTAACCGTatcatttctaaattacttgCTAAATACAATGCCAGGCACAGAATTGCTACTGCATATCACCTTCAAACCAATTGTCAAGCAGAAGTATCCAATCGGGAAATAAAGGTGATATTGGAAAAGGTAGTCAATGCATCATGGAAAGATTGGGCACAAAGGTTAGACGAAGGACTTTGGGTCTACAGAACTGCCTACAAAACTCCAATAGATATGTCTCCATACTCTTTGGTATTTGGAAAAACCTGTCACTTACCCTTGGAGTTGGAGTACAAAGCTTTTTTGGTAGTAAAAAAGCTAAACTTGGACCTGGAAGCCACGGGCAAACAACGCAAGCTTCAGCTTAATGAGCTTGATGAATGGCGGCTGAACGCAATACGAAAATAG